In the Persephonella hydrogeniphila genome, one interval contains:
- the leuS gene encoding leucine--tRNA ligase has product MKKEYNFKEIEEKLLEEWEKSDIFKTEEDTNKEKFYVLEMFPYPSGRIHMGHVRNYAIGDVVNRYLKMKGKNTLHPMGWDAFGMPAENAAIKSGVHPAKWTYENIDHMKKELKRLGFSYDWDREVTTCDPEYYRWNQWIFLKMYEKGVAYRKSAVVNWCPHDMTVLANEQVIEGKCWRCDTPVVQKEIPSWFLRITDYAEVLLDDLEQLKGKWPEAVITMQKNWIGKSTGATIKFPVEDSTATIEVFTTRPDTVYGVTFMALAPEHPMAVELAKGTDQEEEVLRFVEKYLSMSTRERSIVEEKEGVFTGRYAVNPVNGEKIPIWIANYILWGYGTGAIMAVPAHDERDHQFAKKYGLPIKPVIKPLEGEWDFEEKAYEEDGIMINSDGFDGMNSSEAREKITQMIEEKGFGEKTVNFRLRDWNISRQRYWGTPIPIIYCDECGTVPVPEKDLPVVLPENVEFTGMGNPLQSVEEFVNTECPRCGKPARRETDTMDTFIDSSWYFLRYCDPHNDKAPFDKEKADYWMPVDLYIGGIEHAVLHLLYSRFFTKFLREIGLVDIEEPFSKLLTQGMVLKKWIKIEKLLEILGVDENITVEELKEKIKKLSKEGKDE; this is encoded by the coding sequence TTGAAAAAGGAGTACAACTTTAAAGAAATAGAAGAGAAACTTTTAGAAGAGTGGGAAAAGTCTGATATTTTTAAAACAGAAGAAGATACAAATAAAGAAAAATTTTATGTGTTGGAGATGTTTCCGTATCCTTCAGGCAGAATACATATGGGACACGTAAGAAACTACGCTATAGGAGATGTTGTAAACAGATACCTTAAGATGAAAGGGAAAAATACACTTCATCCTATGGGATGGGATGCTTTTGGAATGCCTGCAGAAAACGCAGCGATAAAAAGTGGAGTTCATCCGGCAAAATGGACTTACGAAAATATAGACCATATGAAAAAAGAGCTTAAAAGGTTAGGTTTTTCTTACGATTGGGATAGAGAAGTAACCACATGTGATCCTGAGTACTACAGATGGAACCAGTGGATATTCCTTAAAATGTATGAAAAAGGAGTGGCTTACAGAAAATCTGCAGTTGTTAACTGGTGCCCCCATGATATGACAGTTCTTGCAAATGAACAGGTGATAGAAGGAAAATGCTGGAGATGTGATACTCCTGTGGTTCAGAAAGAAATACCATCATGGTTTCTCAGAATAACAGATTATGCAGAAGTTCTTCTTGATGATCTTGAACAGCTTAAGGGAAAGTGGCCTGAAGCTGTTATAACGATGCAAAAAAACTGGATAGGAAAATCTACAGGAGCAACAATAAAATTTCCTGTTGAAGATTCCACAGCAACAATAGAAGTTTTTACAACAAGACCAGACACAGTTTACGGTGTTACATTTATGGCACTGGCTCCTGAACATCCTATGGCTGTAGAACTTGCTAAAGGAACAGATCAGGAAGAAGAAGTACTAAGATTTGTTGAAAAATATCTCAGTATGTCTACACGGGAAAGAAGTATAGTAGAAGAAAAAGAGGGTGTATTTACAGGAAGATACGCAGTTAATCCGGTAAATGGAGAAAAAATACCTATATGGATAGCAAACTACATATTATGGGGATACGGTACAGGAGCAATAATGGCCGTTCCCGCACACGATGAAAGAGATCACCAGTTTGCAAAAAAATACGGTCTTCCTATAAAGCCTGTTATAAAACCTTTAGAAGGAGAATGGGATTTTGAGGAAAAAGCCTATGAGGAAGATGGAATAATGATAAATTCAGATGGCTTTGATGGTATGAACTCATCTGAAGCCAGAGAAAAAATAACACAGATGATAGAAGAAAAAGGTTTTGGAGAAAAAACTGTAAATTTCAGATTAAGGGACTGGAATATCTCAAGACAGAGATACTGGGGAACACCTATTCCTATAATATACTGTGATGAGTGTGGAACAGTTCCTGTACCGGAAAAAGATCTACCTGTTGTTTTACCGGAAAATGTTGAGTTTACAGGTATGGGAAATCCACTTCAGAGTGTTGAAGAGTTTGTCAATACAGAATGTCCAAGATGTGGAAAGCCTGCCAGAAGAGAAACAGATACAATGGATACATTTATAGACAGCTCATGGTATTTTCTGAGGTACTGCGATCCCCACAATGACAAAGCCCCCTTTGATAAAGAAAAAGCAGACTACTGGATGCCTGTTGATCTGTATATAGGAGGGATAGAACATGCTGTTCTGCACCTTCTGTACTCAAGATTTTTTACAAAATTTCTCAGAGAAATAGGTCTTGTGGATATTGAAGAACCTTTCAGTAAACTTCTTACACAGGGAATGGTGCTGAAAAAATGGATAAAAATAGAAAAACTGTTAGAAATCTTAGGAGTTGATGAAAATATTACAGTTGAAGAGCTAAAAGAAAAGATAAAAAAATTATCAAAAGAGGGAAAAGATGAATAA
- a CDS encoding class I tRNA ligase family protein → MNKTLKEFLEENHLTVNDNAKLLFEKLDLDTDILKELEEKYGKSDKMSKSKHNTVDPDEMIEKYGADTVRLYILFAAPPQNSFDWVDSGIEGAHRFLKRVWNFVIDKAEDIKNVRYTKEDFKNLNEEDQKLRRKLHQTIKKVNDDINREYQFNTAIAAIMEFFNELSSYKGNNLKLIKESIENMVLLLSPFTPFIADTLWREIGNEGFTINQPFPEPDEEALIEKTKEIPVQVNGKVRAKITVPSDADEETVKKLAFENENVKRWTEGKDIVKVIFIKGKILNIVVKG, encoded by the coding sequence ATGAATAAAACCCTAAAGGAATTTTTAGAAGAGAACCATCTTACAGTTAATGATAACGCAAAACTTCTTTTTGAGAAATTAGATCTTGATACAGATATACTCAAAGAGCTTGAAGAAAAGTACGGAAAGTCTGACAAAATGTCAAAATCAAAACACAACACTGTAGATCCTGATGAGATGATAGAAAAGTACGGTGCAGATACAGTCAGACTTTATATACTGTTTGCAGCTCCACCTCAGAATAGCTTTGACTGGGTAGACAGTGGGATAGAAGGAGCACACAGGTTTTTGAAGAGGGTATGGAATTTCGTAATAGACAAGGCAGAAGATATAAAGAATGTGAGGTATACAAAAGAAGATTTTAAAAATCTGAATGAAGAAGACCAGAAATTAAGGAGAAAACTCCATCAAACAATTAAAAAAGTTAATGACGATATTAACAGAGAATACCAGTTCAACACTGCTATAGCGGCGATAATGGAGTTCTTTAACGAACTTTCTTCGTATAAAGGAAACAACCTTAAGCTTATCAAAGAGAGTATAGAAAATATGGTACTTCTGTTATCACCATTTACTCCATTTATAGCAGATACTCTGTGGAGAGAAATAGGAAATGAAGGCTTTACCATCAATCAGCCATTTCCAGAACCAGATGAAGAAGCTTTAATAGAAAAAACAAAAGAGATACCTGTACAGGTAAACGGTAAAGTAAGAGCCAAAATAACTGTTCCTTCAGATGCAGATGAAGAAACCGTCAAAAAATTAGCATTTGAGAATGAAAATGTCAAAAGATGGACAGAAGGTAAAGATATTGTTAAAGTTATTTTTATAAAAGGGAAGATACTGAATATAGTAGTAAAGGGGTAA
- a CDS encoding universal stress protein, with amino-acid sequence MAFKKILIGYDGSDASKKALKKAIDLAKMCGAELHIVGVVRPFEFAAIDYIPPEEIEEYEKEEISKEERFLKEAKDIAEENGVKAITKVMEGEPAEELMAYADGNNCDLIVVGHRGVGGFKRMILGTTAGNLVKYANQSVLVVK; translated from the coding sequence ATGGCTTTTAAAAAAATCCTTATCGGATATGACGGCTCAGATGCAAGTAAAAAAGCCCTAAAGAAAGCTATAGATCTGGCAAAGATGTGCGGGGCGGAACTTCATATAGTAGGTGTGGTAAGACCTTTTGAGTTTGCTGCCATAGATTATATACCGCCTGAAGAGATTGAAGAGTATGAAAAGGAAGAAATATCAAAAGAAGAGAGGTTCCTTAAGGAAGCAAAGGATATAGCTGAAGAAAATGGTGTAAAGGCGATAACAAAGGTTATGGAAGGAGAACCGGCAGAAGAGTTAATGGCTTATGCTGATGGAAATAATTGTGATCTGATAGTAGTAGGTCACAGAGGTGTAGGTGGTTTTAAAAGAATGATTCTGGGAACCACAGCAGGTAATCTGGTAAAATACGCAAACCAGTCTGTTTTAGTTGTGAAATAA
- a CDS encoding DedA family protein, whose protein sequence is MESLEQFLQNYGYIAVFVGTFLEGELFLLIVGFFIKLKLLNPYISLIAAMAGAFLHEIIYFFVGRWKGRQILLRNRHTRKEYMRAKRLLHRYGILSIFIIRFLYGMRMIPMMLMGATGFGTWKFIFFNLISLFFWAIIYLSVGYFFGKAAEHFFGEAKEYYFIAVAVIVLFLFFVLVYPKILDKLKKD, encoded by the coding sequence ATAGAGAGCCTCGAGCAGTTTTTACAGAACTACGGGTATATAGCTGTATTTGTTGGTACTTTTTTAGAAGGGGAGTTATTTCTATTAATTGTTGGTTTTTTTATAAAATTAAAACTACTCAATCCTTATATATCTCTCATTGCAGCCATGGCAGGTGCTTTTCTTCATGAGATTATATACTTTTTTGTAGGAAGGTGGAAAGGCAGACAGATTCTTCTGAGGAACAGACATACGAGAAAGGAGTATATGAGAGCAAAAAGGCTGTTACACAGATACGGGATTCTGTCTATCTTTATAATCAGATTTCTTTACGGCATGAGAATGATCCCCATGATGCTTATGGGGGCTACAGGTTTTGGAACGTGGAAATTCATATTTTTTAATCTTATATCTCTTTTTTTCTGGGCTATTATATACCTCTCGGTAGGTTATTTTTTCGGAAAAGCTGCAGAGCATTTTTTTGGAGAAGCCAAAGAGTATTACTTTATCGCAGTCGCCGTTATTGTTCTTTTTCTTTTCTTTGTCCTTGTATACCCCAAAATTTTAGATAAACTAAAAAAGGACTGA
- a CDS encoding UbiX family flavin prenyltransferase: MEKIVLCITGASGFIYGERLLRELCRDHFVYLVISDSAFKVMEEETDRRRDDFLKNLPDNVHFFSQGEIDAPISSGSRLIETKGVIVAPCSTGTLGAVAGGISNNLIHRVCDVALKERKKVYLLLREMPLSLIQIKNMEKVTLSGGTVAVASPGFYTKPESVDDMINFVVGKVLDFFDINHNLYRRWKDEDL; this comes from the coding sequence ATGGAAAAAATAGTTCTGTGCATTACAGGAGCAAGCGGTTTTATATACGGTGAGAGACTTCTCAGAGAGCTTTGTAGAGATCATTTTGTCTATCTTGTTATATCAGACAGTGCTTTTAAGGTGATGGAAGAGGAGACAGACAGAAGAAGAGACGATTTTCTAAAAAATTTACCGGACAATGTACATTTTTTTTCTCAGGGAGAGATAGATGCACCCATATCGAGCGGTTCAAGGCTGATAGAAACAAAAGGAGTTATTGTTGCCCCATGCTCTACAGGAACTCTCGGGGCAGTAGCTGGAGGGATCTCAAATAATCTTATACACAGGGTGTGTGATGTTGCCCTTAAAGAGAGAAAAAAGGTTTATCTTCTTTTGAGGGAGATGCCTCTATCTTTGATACAGATAAAAAATATGGAGAAGGTTACTCTGTCTGGAGGAACTGTTGCCGTAGCATCACCGGGATTTTACACAAAGCCAGAAAGTGTAGATGATATGATCAACTTTGTTGTAGGAAAAGTCCTTGATTTTTTCGATATAAACCACAACCTTTACAGAAGGTGGAAAGATGAAGATCTCTGA
- a CDS encoding tyrosine-type recombinase/integrase, with protein sequence MKISECIELFLSYISDKSEHTIKNYRSDLNQFKDIVGDKDVEKITKADIAKFRMVLQSHKKKSSTIARKLACLNSFFEYLIDLEIVSSSPITRSHRPKISQKIPSSLSHEEIKRVINGTKTLMERVIVVLMLTTGLRSSELLGIKRGNILIEHEGKIYTTESIYTIEIKDEDILYIRVEGKGGKEREVPITGEPMKLFVEYLRFNSSEKVFPISYFSLWKMIVNLGKRCNIVLHPHKLRHTAATIALQSGAELRIIQELLGHASPITTARYAKVGQKQLLQATKALSKNIKL encoded by the coding sequence ATGAAGATCTCTGAGTGTATAGAACTTTTCCTTTCTTATATATCTGACAAATCAGAACATACTATAAAAAACTACAGATCTGATCTGAACCAGTTTAAAGATATAGTAGGAGATAAAGATGTTGAAAAGATAACAAAGGCAGACATAGCAAAATTTAGGATGGTTTTACAGTCCCATAAGAAAAAATCCTCCACAATAGCGAGGAAGCTTGCCTGTCTTAACTCTTTCTTTGAGTATCTGATCGATTTAGAGATAGTCAGTTCATCCCCTATAACAAGATCCCACAGACCAAAAATATCCCAGAAAATACCATCTTCCCTCTCCCATGAAGAGATAAAAAGAGTGATAAATGGAACAAAAACGCTAATGGAAAGGGTTATTGTTGTTCTTATGCTGACGACAGGTCTGAGATCTTCCGAGCTTTTGGGTATAAAAAGAGGAAATATCCTGATTGAGCATGAGGGAAAGATATACACAACTGAATCTATATACACAATAGAGATAAAAGATGAAGATATTCTGTATATTAGGGTTGAAGGTAAAGGAGGAAAAGAGAGAGAAGTTCCTATAACAGGAGAGCCTATGAAACTGTTTGTTGAGTATCTCAGATTTAACAGTTCAGAAAAAGTGTTTCCTATATCTTATTTCAGCCTGTGGAAGATGATTGTTAATCTCGGTAAAAGATGTAATATTGTTCTCCATCCTCACAAGCTTAGACATACAGCTGCAACGATAGCCCTTCAGTCAGGAGCAGAGCTGAGGATAATACAGGAGTTATTGGGACATGCCTCCCCTATAACAACGGCGAGATATGCGAAGGTGGGACAGAAACAACTGCTTCAGGCAACAAAAGCCTTATCAAAGAATATCAAGCTGTAA
- a CDS encoding anthranilate synthase component I family protein: MKFEFYSDKEKWIDGVKDFSFENPVSTAYFDGNILFIDGKKIKTKDPLPLIEKYIKKHRYYGAGFISYDYKKYIYPESIKKKRDIGLPLIFFSFFRKFKKGIKGKPPVENRIKSFHINETEESFVKKVLKAKKFIEQGDIYQINLSHRIELEGFFHTDTIFRNLISYQPASYLMHIKTPYFSVISGSMELFLEKKGKNIKTSPIKGTRPVGKNREETEKLKNELFCSEKERAENLMITDLMRNDLGRISEKGSVKVENLFDVEEYSSLLQMSSTVRGRLIEGITLKNIIHSTFPPGSVTGAPKKRAIEIIDMIEKKRREVYCGITVLITPDMDFVMSVAIRQSIFKNNRCYVYVGSGIVADSDPYMEYRETLLKAKANLKAIGLQLDIL; this comes from the coding sequence ATGAAATTTGAGTTTTATTCAGATAAAGAAAAATGGATTGATGGTGTAAAGGATTTCAGCTTTGAAAATCCTGTATCAACGGCATATTTTGACGGGAATATCCTCTTTATAGATGGTAAAAAAATAAAGACAAAAGACCCATTACCGTTAATAGAAAAATACATAAAGAAACACAGATATTACGGGGCAGGATTTATATCTTATGATTACAAGAAGTATATATATCCTGAAAGTATAAAGAAAAAAAGAGATATAGGGCTTCCTTTAATATTTTTTTCTTTTTTTAGGAAGTTTAAAAAAGGAATAAAGGGTAAACCTCCTGTTGAAAACAGAATAAAAAGTTTTCATATCAATGAGACAGAAGAGAGTTTCGTAAAAAAAGTTTTAAAAGCAAAAAAGTTTATAGAGCAGGGAGATATATACCAGATAAATCTTTCCCATAGAATAGAGTTAGAAGGTTTTTTTCACACAGACACAATTTTTAGAAACCTTATATCTTATCAGCCAGCTTCTTATCTTATGCACATAAAAACACCGTACTTTTCTGTTATATCAGGTTCTATGGAGCTTTTTCTCGAAAAAAAGGGAAAAAATATAAAAACTTCTCCTATCAAAGGTACAAGACCTGTAGGAAAAAATAGAGAAGAAACTGAAAAACTAAAGAATGAGCTGTTTTGTTCTGAAAAAGAGAGAGCAGAGAATCTCATGATAACAGATCTGATGAGAAATGATCTGGGAAGAATATCAGAGAAAGGTTCTGTAAAGGTTGAAAATCTTTTTGATGTAGAAGAGTACAGCTCACTTCTCCAGATGAGTTCTACGGTAAGAGGAAGACTTATTGAAGGGATTACGCTGAAAAACATAATACATTCAACATTTCCTCCAGGCTCTGTAACAGGAGCTCCAAAAAAAAGAGCTATAGAGATAATAGATATGATAGAGAAAAAAAGAAGGGAGGTTTACTGTGGAATAACGGTTCTAATAACACCAGATATGGATTTTGTTATGAGTGTAGCTATAAGACAGTCGATATTCAAAAATAACAGATGTTACGTATATGTAGGCAGTGGTATAGTGGCAGATTCAGATCCTTATATGGAGTATAGGGAAACCCTCTTAAAAGCAAAAGCAAATCTTAAAGCTATTGGTTTACAGCTTGATATTCTTTGA